One window from the genome of Echinicola vietnamensis DSM 17526 encodes:
- a CDS encoding IS110 family transposase, with the protein MEKPEKVYIGVDISKVKFDIYFKLGNGEETKVKLDNNSEGFSELLNLLPSDSWVVMEASGPYYYQLASFLYDKGVMVSVINPLVIKRFTQMKLSRTKTDSADAKSIAEYGNLLKINPWEPLKSCYLEIKQWYAYRKQLLKHQHAIQMKLEAFISTGTLNDLLRESIENELFRIDENIKEVDRQLNHLIDQENGQLREQLESVPGIGPKTSLLLIVALRGFENFQNYKQIISYLGLSPRIYESGTSVKGKAKICKMGMSEVRKCLYMAARSAKSYNKTCMELYSRLRAKGKAHRVAMVAVINKLIKQAFAIVKSNSYYVQNHTTRRVAAK; encoded by the coding sequence ATGGAAAAACCAGAAAAGGTATACATAGGCGTTGATATTTCGAAGGTAAAGTTTGATATCTATTTCAAATTGGGAAATGGAGAGGAAACCAAGGTAAAGCTGGATAATAATTCGGAGGGCTTTTCAGAGTTACTGAACCTTCTTCCTTCTGATTCCTGGGTGGTTATGGAAGCATCTGGACCATATTATTATCAACTGGCGAGCTTTCTATATGATAAAGGAGTCATGGTTTCGGTGATCAATCCACTTGTAATCAAAAGGTTTACGCAGATGAAGCTTAGCAGAACCAAGACTGACAGTGCCGATGCAAAAAGCATCGCTGAATATGGAAACCTGCTCAAAATAAACCCCTGGGAACCGTTAAAGTCCTGCTACCTTGAGATCAAACAATGGTATGCCTATAGAAAGCAGCTGTTAAAACACCAACATGCCATTCAAATGAAACTGGAAGCCTTTATATCAACAGGTACGCTTAACGACCTTTTGAGGGAATCAATAGAGAATGAGCTCTTTAGGATTGATGAAAACATCAAGGAAGTGGACAGACAATTAAACCATTTGATAGACCAGGAAAACGGCCAGTTAAGGGAGCAGCTTGAATCCGTTCCAGGTATTGGCCCAAAGACCAGTCTATTGTTGATAGTCGCTTTAAGAGGTTTTGAAAACTTTCAAAACTATAAACAGATCATATCCTATTTAGGGCTGTCCCCCAGGATTTATGAATCAGGTACCTCGGTAAAAGGGAAAGCAAAAATATGCAAAATGGGGATGTCCGAAGTCAGAAAATGTCTGTATATGGCTGCCCGATCCGCAAAGTCCTACAATAAGACTTGTATGGAGCTTTATTCACGCTTAAGAGCAAAGGGAAAAGCCCATAGAGTCGCCATGGTAGCCGTCATCAATAAGCTCATCAAACAGGCATTTGCTATTGTAAAATCAAATAGTTACTACGTCCAGAACCACACTACTAGAAGAGTAGCGGCAAAATAA